The following are from one region of the Poecilia reticulata strain Guanapo linkage group LG7, Guppy_female_1.0+MT, whole genome shotgun sequence genome:
- the LOC103468002 gene encoding epithelial membrane protein 3-like isoform X2, translating into MAYLLIFVTTLHLITLAMLFIATMEKSWWVWDSTETSDLWYNCRLDNSTGTHLCATIKETEWLQAVQVLMVISVVFSSVSFLVFLGQLFTMSKGGLFYFTGLCQIFAGLTVFSAALVYTLHNTEILLDSKNLTSGNFGYCYILAWVCVPLLLCSGIMYIHLRKKE; encoded by the exons ATGGCCTACTTGCTAATTTTTGTTACCACGCTGCATCTCATCACACTAGCAATGCTATTCATTGCAACCATGGAAAAG tccTGGTGGGTGTGGGATTCCACAGAAACATCAGACCTTTGGTACAACTGTAGGTTGGACAACTCCACGGGAACTCATCTGTGTGCAACCATCAAAGAAACAG aATGGCTTCAGGCTGTACAGGTCCTCATGGTCATCTCAGTCGTCTTTTCCTCAGTCTCCTTCTTGGTGTTCTTAGGCCAGCTGTTCACTATGTCGAAGGGCGGACTCTTCTACTTCACAGGACTGTGTCAAATCTTTGCAG GTCTGACAGTCTTTTCTGCTGCACTAGTCTACACTCTTCACAATACGGAAATCCTCCTGGACTCAAAAAATCTGACTTCAGGGAACTTTGGCTACTGCTATATCTTGGCGTGGGTGTGTGTCCCTTTGTTGTTGTGTAGTGGGATTATGTATATCCACCTGCGTAAGAAAGAATGA
- the LOC103468002 gene encoding epithelial membrane protein 3-like isoform X1 has product MEGRVHQPLDIDRVLKMAYLLIFVTTLHLITLAMLFIATMEKSWWVWDSTETSDLWYNCRLDNSTGTHLCATIKETEWLQAVQVLMVISVVFSSVSFLVFLGQLFTMSKGGLFYFTGLCQIFAGLTVFSAALVYTLHNTEILLDSKNLTSGNFGYCYILAWVCVPLLLCSGIMYIHLRKKE; this is encoded by the exons acAGGGTTTTGAAGATGGCCTACTTGCTAATTTTTGTTACCACGCTGCATCTCATCACACTAGCAATGCTATTCATTGCAACCATGGAAAAG tccTGGTGGGTGTGGGATTCCACAGAAACATCAGACCTTTGGTACAACTGTAGGTTGGACAACTCCACGGGAACTCATCTGTGTGCAACCATCAAAGAAACAG aATGGCTTCAGGCTGTACAGGTCCTCATGGTCATCTCAGTCGTCTTTTCCTCAGTCTCCTTCTTGGTGTTCTTAGGCCAGCTGTTCACTATGTCGAAGGGCGGACTCTTCTACTTCACAGGACTGTGTCAAATCTTTGCAG GTCTGACAGTCTTTTCTGCTGCACTAGTCTACACTCTTCACAATACGGAAATCCTCCTGGACTCAAAAAATCTGACTTCAGGGAACTTTGGCTACTGCTATATCTTGGCGTGGGTGTGTGTCCCTTTGTTGTTGTGTAGTGGGATTATGTATATCCACCTGCGTAAGAAAGAATGA